cagttttttgtgtctgatactgcTCTACCGATCTAGACCATTTCAAGCCTtttcaaagacatgattctCCACCTGCGTAACACACATTCTACTcccatgaagaagaaataaacagcccagaacatgactcggctaaaatgctgttgctgatttttaatTGACATTTGTAGAGTCTGTGCATAGGGGAAGctttggattttacatttttatctgtcccgatatccgatccagtgattttgacaagTATCGGACCGACACTGAGTATATGGGGTCATCCCTACTTACCATGAAGTGACaagcattttaaaaaagttattaGATACTTCattgaagtgtttttgtttgtaccAAGTAATATAATTCTGTTCAGTCAGAccaaaaatgaatgaagaaaaagaagccaCTTGCAAACTGTGTCTCAATGCAGGATCTGGATCCTCGATctagaccagtggttctcagACTTTtggagctcttgaagtaacaccgcGATCGCCAACGCTAAAACACAAAGTCGGCTACAGACACTGGTAtcgtgaaattagattaagatggattttctacacactctgggcaaaattcctcagctccactccgatcacatacccgtTACGGACATGTTCCTATTAAGAGCTTTTGTACATCATGGAAATAAAGTTTATTGAACAAGAAATAAGGAAACTCCACTTGGGAGGAGCCAGACCCCGGATTGAGACACAGCTACAGTGACATCTGGTGGACAGAGATGAGTTGAGTTAAGTtttgccgcttttccactacatggtcctggCACGGCTcgtctacacggtttggttggttttccattacactgtagtacctcctcaacgtgggcggagtcatcactttgttttatacgcgacacaaacacacaaactagcgACCTGTAAAGCTactgttttgggtgtaactgaacaattagaatcagttcattacacgtctgacacagtcagaaGTTAAAGTTACTGttattctttatatttttatgaatttattttgttgttttcttttgttttacttgataaaagaagaagaacatattcAGGTTGAAACTCTGTGATCTAACAATTGTAGTAACGtatgtaataaatgtgttactgaatgtcaataaaaggtaaatttaaaagaaataaaataatggctttcagcagtgctgtcgctaaatacactaaatattgagatatgagacatttcctttgcgAAATGTTGTAGATTAACGCAacatttcaggatttttaactgatctccAGTTCGGCACTGTTAGCTTTGGTTCTTATGTTGGacgtcacactcatgactcttccattgacgacactctctgaccaatcggtggctGTCATCAGTCTGTTAACATCACCTTTTTTTggtaatggaaaagcaaaaaaaaaaaacgtgccgTGCCAAGGTGAGTCGAGTtgtgctgggaccatgtagtggaaaagcagcatcCTCTCATtaaattatccatccatcttctactgcttcatTGTGACTCAAAATGTGCTAAACCCTACGTGGTCGAGCAGGCAGTGAATGAACAAAGCTGAAACCTCAACTAAACGGTTTCTCGGTGTAATTTTTGATGAGTCCTCAATCTGCTCTCCAAGGCGTATCTTTTCCCACAGTGAGAGCAACAGAACGGTTTCTCTTCCGAGTGAATCGTCTCGTGTCTCCTCAGATTAGTCCTCTTCACAAACTTCTTGCCACACTGGGAGCAGCTGAACGGCTTCTCCCCCGTGTGGATTTTCTCGTGACTCTTCAGACTGCTCTTCCGGGTAAAGACTTTCCCACACTCGGGGCAACTGAACGGTTTCTCCGCCGTGTGGAACTTCTCGTGTTTGTTCAGACTGCTCTTGTGGATGAAGCGTTTCCCGCACTCGGCGCAACTGAACCGCTTCTCTCCTCGATGAGTCTTTTCGTGCTTTCTCAGATTCGTCCTCTGGACGAATCTTTTACCGCACTCGGAGCAACAAAAGggtttctctcccgtgtgaATTCTTTCATGCGACCTCAGATTCCACTTTGTGCTAAACTGTTTGCCACACACGGAGCACCTGAACGGTTTCTCGCATTTGTGAGTCTTCTCGTGTGACCTCAGATTCCACTTGGTGCTGAACCGTTTGCCGCATTCAGAGCAACCGAACGGTATCTTCCTGTAGTTGGCGGCGACGTGTCTCTGCAGAAGATCCGTGCTGTCAAACCTTTGACCACATTCAGAATCGCTAAGTTCATCACTGGTGTTTGCTCCCATGTCACTGGACGCCTTTTTATTCAAACTCTCGGTTTCGTCCGTCTCCTTCCATTCGCCGTCGCTGTCGTCGGTGTCCGAAGATTCTTCGATTTCGACCTCAGTACCCGGTGATagatgtccatctggacttggTTCTTGTCCTCCACCGTCCTCAGTGTGACTCCGGTGAAGCTGTGAGGACTCGGGTGTCTCTTCCACGTCTTCACTCTTGACAATCACCGCAATGACATCGCTCTCCTCCCGTTTGATgctcagctcctcctcttcctctttaatgtgGAGAAGCTCCTGGTCCACAGTGGAGATCCTCTCCTGCTGCTCACGGGGACGCTCGTCTTTAATCTGGTCATCTATGGTAGATCAACCAAAATGATCAGAAAcagtttatttatacagcacctTTCACTTGAGGACAATGAGGTTTCTCCTTCACTCTCACCAGACACAGTGATGATCTCAGTCTCCTCCTGTTTGATGCacagctcctgctcctcctctttaaTGTGGGGGCGCTCTGGCTCCTCCTGGTCCTCACTGGAGATCAGCAGGTGGTCGTCTGCAGAAGATCCACCAGAATGATCGCTAACTGGAGACATGTCAGTCTGACAGTCACCAGTGACATCTCATTTACGACAACTATTCACACTTAAAGCTGAAAAGTGGACAGAATCGTCCTGTCGCAAAAAGCAAACTATACCATTTTGAAGCCACAAGATTTGTTTTCTAttagtttttaaaacaaaaacattcacaagcGTCACCTGCAGCACCACTCACAAATAATAAGGCGTACTTTAAAGATACAGTGTGTGAGACTTAGGTGAAATTATTCTAATTTGGCAAATATGTAATATCTTTTAATGTACCTTAATGTATGAATTGTTGGTTTAATTACAACAGAACATTTTTAGTGGACAAAATAAACGCTTTGAGTTTTAATAGCAATTGCAGGCCAATGTAGGTTACTACATATGTCACTAAAACCTACACAATGTACCTTTAATAAcaagttttctctttttaaatatgaatagggattattaaattaatagtCATCTATTTTGATTCTAGTTTTGATCGATttatgtgatttttcagctttttaaatgtaaatgtttcaggttttctttgctccacataagaaataaataataaaactgatTAATGATGTTTTGTGgataaaataagacaataagaCATAACATTTACATCACGTTCTACTGGAGAAAAGCTTTCACTCGTGATTGAGATTAACTTCAGGAAAATCTTTACTGACGTCATTAAgtaagtgagaagtagaagctaaCGCAGTTCTTTTATAACCTGTGGTGTCGCCTCCTTGTGGCTGTTCAACAAATTGCTACTTGGACGAGTCCACTTTGTGTTGACGGTCTCTGGGCTCGTCCACATCGACTCAGATGGACCTCTGTAGCACGTAGCCACGGCTAACATCATTAGCTCAGTGAGCAGAGTGGGTTAGCATGTAGCTCAGGCTTTAGCGCGTTAATTGACCCGGGACTGACCTGCTTTACGCAGCCTGACGCCGGGCTTCGTAGCGGGATCGCGGAGCCTCCTCTGGCGGCGGATCTCCCGCTTTGACCGCTCGGCTTCTTCAACGAGACCGGCCATCTCTTCCGCCGTTAGCCGCTCGTAGAGTCACGGTCTTCCGGCCGCAGAGTTGCACCGCGCACGTACCGACGCCCGCGGCCGCTACACGGCgcacatttatgtcatttatctgcacatttttgagtctCGGAGGGAACAAAAAGAGACGGCGGAAAGTAAACACAGACCCTGAGTCGACGACCCTTCGCTTCGCTTAGAGCGGAGCCGACAGCGACCTCCGCTGGACTGgaggacaaagaaaacattgcaTTTGGATTGTATAAATCTATCAGTTGTACAGAATATATTCAGAAAAATTACAAAgtaaaagtcaaataaacacaaagctgCTGCTTTTAGTTTAGTTgcagttacatttaaataaagttcacacacatatatatatacatatatacatacatatagatatatatgtatgcatgtgtgagaCTTGACAGTttcaatatttatatatgttgCATATTTCCCACATTTCCCCTGTATTTGCAACACATTTGCATGcttttcaaagtaaataaatggtTTCACATGTAAAGAATGTCAATAAACTATGTTTGTAGCGCCCTCTGTTGTTTATACACAAAGTCTAAATCTAGTACTGTGTTCATCAACTGTATATAAAGgtcaaaacattacattaattcattgtttttctttataaaacagttaaaaaaacaacctattaccacataaaaaaagagaactCACTTTTTCGTAACATCTTTATTGACTTTGTCTCAAGTTTTAAACTTATTTACAGATactttaatttcttttcttttttttcattacttcagtaaaaatacaaatacagaacACTCAATATTTCAAAAGCGCCGCCGTCGCCGCCGCTCCCAGTGAGCGACTTCGCGGCCGCCCCCCGCAGGTTTCTCCTCAGGCTTTGACCTCCTTTGTCTTTTCAGGgattattgatgatgatgatgataatgtcGTCGGTGATGATGTCAGAGATCGAGGGGAGGGGACAAGCGCAGAAGAAGCAAACCTGTACTGCATCGGTCGACTGTTACCGACGGCTGCCACCACAGGTGAGAAGGCAGAAGATGgcgaagatgatgatgatgatgatgagtggaTGAAATGTTTACTTGTGAGGAAAAGGGAGGCGAAATATCGTCAAATCAAAGCCGATAAAACTGCGTCAATGAAAGTTTTCCCAGTTTCTTATTTAACTCCCGATTTATGATCACAATAAAGAGTAATATATGTATCCATGACAACCATTTTCTGCTTTTCCTGCTACAGATCTTTTCCACATTTCAACACGTCAACATCACACAGATTTAATCCATCAATATCAGATTTAATCCATCAATACCAGATCGATTTAATGCTCGAAAAGtcacttttctgtctctgtcgtTTTAATTTCAGCACATTTGCaggaaaaaaatgtgcaaataaaaaaacactgatcttCCGTCTCGGTCTGCAATTAAAGATTATTTGCACGACCTGTTAATCTGCTGATTATTATcaagttgtttggtccaaaaaaaaaaaaaaatcgacgtaagttttaatgaaaatattcacatttaagaagtggga
Above is a window of Solea senegalensis isolate Sse05_10M linkage group LG2, IFAPA_SoseM_1, whole genome shotgun sequence DNA encoding:
- the LOC122764020 gene encoding oocyte zinc finger protein XlCOF22-like, with the translated sequence MAGLVEEAERSKREIRRQRRLRDPATKPGVRLRKAVSDHSGGSSADDHLLISSEDQEEPERPHIKEEEQELCIKQEETEIITVSDDQIKDERPREQQERISTVDQELLHIKEEEEELSIKREESDVIAVIVKSEDVEETPESSQLHRSHTEDGGGQEPSPDGHLSPGTEVEIEESSDTDDSDGEWKETDETESLNKKASSDMGANTSDELSDSECGQRFDSTDLLQRHVAANYRKIPFGCSECGKRFSTKWNLRSHEKTHKCEKPFRCSVCGKQFSTKWNLRSHERIHTGEKPFCCSECGKRFVQRTNLRKHEKTHRGEKRFSCAECGKRFIHKSSLNKHEKFHTAEKPFSCPECGKVFTRKSSLKSHEKIHTGEKPFSCSQCGKKFVKRTNLRRHETIHSEEKPFCCSHCGKRYALESRLRTHQKLHRETVYCGRLAVSAGERRNTAVKMVGVLEETQRAEEEQICRQEKLLDARVNTADEQQLLVIKEEFPAEQQERISSVDQEEPALPHIKEEEEEMCIKQEETEVTAVIVKTEEDEESPESSRLHQSRTEENREDCGEPDPGGHLGAGTEVDSEDFSETDDSEDDWKESGDLSSIRVHKTVSTDDKLKCSECGKISISKSNLVRHKKFHTGEKPFSCCECDKRFFQLSDLEKHKRIHTGEKPFSCSECGKRFNTKWNRQLHEKVHVKERPLSCSECGRTFVHQWNLKKHEKIHSGEKPFSCSECGQTFIQQCDLRKHERIHTGEKPFSCSECGKSFRSSSNLGLHKRIHTGEKPYSCSVCGKRFVQNIQLRTHERTHTGEKPFGCPICGKKFTGKRSQTLHISAHQREKL